In Pelmatolapia mariae isolate MD_Pm_ZW linkage group LG13, Pm_UMD_F_2, whole genome shotgun sequence, a genomic segment contains:
- the oga gene encoding protein O-GlcNAcase isoform X4 — protein MVQKENTLETPQVDGEPSPSPVSGEPCAEAPGPVEETVIGVETTGLRKFISGVVEGFYGRPWTMEQRKELFRRQQKWGLNTYLYAPKDDCKHRMFWRELYSVEEAEQLMTLIGAANEHGIEFIYAISPGLDITFSNQKEVSALKRKLDQVSHFGCKSFALLFDDIDHNMCPADKEVFSSFAHAQVSITNEIYQYLGEPETFLFCPTEYCGTFCYPSVPQSPYLHTVGEKLLPGIDVLWTGPKVVSKDITVESIEEVSKILRRAPVIWDNIHANDYDQKRLFLGPYKGRSTELIPRLKGVLTNPNCEFESNFVAIHTLATWYKSNMNGVRKDVVMTDGEDSTVSIQIKLENEGSDEELETDMLYSPQLALKLALTEWLGEFGVPHQYNSRQVPQSGAKGTGIDVSSMTAPSLCSSTTVTTVFQQPIMSPAMPPLCLDPISLPLAKRPQEEEEVEVEKKDSDEEPMEMVVEKQDEAEPEAEVDPEEKHAGPILADKMAEDLKPMDTDKESLAESKSPEESIQEDSGSDIAPMQTDDQLKQEVFVPGPNEKALFTAEPLTLEDLCLLAELFYLPYEHGPKAMQMLKEFNWLRANSSVVSVNCKRRESEKVTEWQSRAEKFEEMCCSVIQLFTRLSNTANRTILYDLYPYLWDIKSIISMVKSFVQWLGCRSQSSAQFLRGDQEPWAFRGGLAGEFQRLLPIDGANDLFYQPPPSLPTSKIYTIRPYFPKDETAVYKICKEMYCEGSEDVPFSDDDPDLIGDRLVGGLLTLSSDYGFVLEDDEGICGYALGTVDVKPFIKKCKLSWIPFMQEKYHKPDCDKDLTEAEKMILSFHEEEEGLPDSFLSNFPSLIKVDIHAKVTDPSVAKSMMGCLLSSLKANGSHGAFCKVRQTDKRMLDFYSKLGCFEVAKMEGFPKDVIIMGRSL, from the exons ATGGTTCAAAAAGAAAATACGTTGGAGACTCCTCAAGTGGATGGTGAGCCGAGCCCCAGCCCAGTCTCCGGAGAGCCTTGTGCAGAGGCCCCTGGCCCGGTGGAAGAGACTGTGATCGGAGTCGAAACGACGGGCCTCAGAAAATTTATAAGCGGAGTCGTGGAAG GCTTTTATGGGCGGCCATGGACAATGGAACAGAGGAAAGAGCTGTTCAGGAG gCAGCAGAAATGGGGACTGAATACATACCTTTACGCACCCAAAGATGACTGCAAACACAGAATGTTCTGGAGGGAGCTGTATTCAGTGGAGGAAGCAG AGCAACTCATGACTTTAATTGGTGCTGCTAATGAGCATGGGATAGAGTTCATCTATGCCATTTCCCCTGGATTAGATATTACCTTCTCCAATCAGAAAGAGGTTTCTGCACTCAAGAGGAAACTTGATCAG GTTTCACACTTTGGCTGCAAGTCCTTTGCCTTACTTTTTGATGATATTGACCACAACATGTGCCCTGCTGATAAAGAAGTGTTCAGTTCTTTTGCACACGCTCAGGTTTCTATCACCAATGAAATCTACCAATATCTTGGAGAGCCTGAAACCTTCCTCTTCTGTCCTACAG AGTACTGTGGAACATTTTGCTACCCAAGTGTCCCTCAGTCCCCCTACCTCCACACAGTAGGAGAGAAGCTCCTGCCTGGCATTGATGTGCTATGGACAG GCCCCAAAGTGGTTTCCAAAGACATCACAGTGGAGTCTATTGAAGAGGTGTCAAAAATCCTGAGAAGAGCCCCAGTAATCTGGGACAATATTCATGCCAATGATTATGACCAGAAGAGACTTTTCTTGGGTCCCTACAAGGGCCGCTCCACAGAGCTCATCCCCAGACTGAAGGGAGTCCTCACCAATCCAAACTGCGAGTTTGAATCCAACTTTGTAGCAATCCACACTTTGGCCACCTGGTACAAGTCTAATATGAACGGTGTGCGCAAGGATGTGGTCATGA CTGATGGTGAGGACAGCACCGTTTCTATCCAGATTAAGTTGGAGAATGAAGGCAGTGATGAAGAACTTGAGACAGACATGCTCTATAGCCCACAACTTGCTCTAAAATTGGCTCTCACAGAATGGCTTGGGGAGTTTGGTGTGCCTCACCAATACAACA GCCGGCAGGTGCCTCAGAGTGGTGCCAAAGGCACGGGCATAGATGTGTCATCCATGACTGCTCCCTCTCTTTGCTCCTCAACAACGGTCACAACTGTGTTCCAGCAGCCCATCATGTCCCCAGCAATGCCTCCTCTGTGCCTGGATCCAATCTCACTTCCTTTGGCAAAAAGAcctcaggaggaagaggag gtggaggtggaaAAGAAGGATTCAGATGAGGAGCCCATGGAGATGGTGGTTGAGAAGCAAGATGAGGCAGAGCCAGAAGCCGAAGTCGACCCAGAAGAGAAGCATGCAGGTCCTATTTTAGCTGACAAGATGGCCGAGGACCTCAAACCTATGGATACAGACAAAGAGAGTCTAGCAGAGTCCAAATCCCCTGAGGAGTCAATTCAAGAGGACTCTGGTAGTGATATCGCCCCTATGCAGACAGATGATCAGCTCAAACAG GAAGTGTTTGTACCAGGGCCCAACGAAAAGGCGCTGTTCACAGCAGAGCCTCTTACCCTGGAGGACCTGTGCTTGCTGGCAGAGCTCTTTTATCTGCCTTACGAACATGGACCCAAGGCCATGCAAATGTTAAAGGAGTTCAACTGGCTAAGAGCCAACAGCAGCGTCGTTAGTGTCAACTGCAAGAGGAGAGAATCTGAAAAG GTGACCGAATGGCAGTCACGGGCAGAAAAGTTTGAGGAGATGTGctgctcagtcatccagctgTTCACACGGCTATCTAATACAGCTAACCGCACCATCCTGTATGACCTCTACCCTTACCTCTGGGACATCAAGAGCATCATTTCTATGGTCAAGTCTTTTGTCCAGTGGCTCG GGTGTCGTAGTCAGTCCTCAGCACAGTTCCTTAGAGGAGACCAAGAGCCATGGGCCTTTAGGGGAGGTCTAGCAGGAGAGTTCCAG CGATTGTTGCCAATAGATGGGGCAAACGATCTTTTCTACCAACCTCCACCTTCATTGCCAACCTCAAAAATCTATACCATAAGGCCGTACTTTCCCAAAGATGAG ACTGCAGTCTATAAAATATGTAAAGAGATGTACTGTGAAGGCTCGGAGGATGTACCATTCTCTGATGACGATCCTGACCTCATAGGAGACAG GTTAGTAGGAGGTCTCCTGACACTAAGTTCAGACTATGGGTTTGTGTTGGAGGATGATGAAGGGATCTGTGGTTATGCTCTCGGCACCGTAGATGTTAAACCCTTTATCAAGAAATGCAAGTTGAGCTGGATTCCCTTCATGCAAGAGAAATACCACAAACCTGACTGTGATAAGGACCTCACAGAGGCTGAG AAGATGATACTGAGTTTccatgaagaggaggagggtcTGCCGGACTCTTTCCTCTCCAACTTTCCCTCTCTCATCAAGGTTGACATTCACGCCAAAGTCACTGACCCCAGTGTGGCCAAAAGCATGATGGGCTGTCTGTTATCTTCTCTTAAGGCCAACG GATCCCACGGCGCGTTCTGTAAGGTTCGACAGACTGATAAGCGAATGTTGGACTTCTATAGTAAGCTGGGATGCTTTGAAGTGGCCAAAATGGAGGGCTTTCCTAAAGACGTCATCATTATGGGCCGTAGCCTTTGA